The Micromonospora sp. NBC_00421 genome contains a region encoding:
- a CDS encoding YbjN domain-containing protein, with amino-acid sequence MASPAFADRPDPLAGHPQALRPLTTELVAAVLGNRGYAVVTDDDGDLVGRWDDSLIWFLRQGTLGELLQVRTLAAPTFGIEHVPALYAFCNSWNRDRFWPKAFVHVDDDGRARVCGEVIADLERGVTPHQLDQLLDCGITNGCQLAAAVGMLPGGTPG; translated from the coding sequence ATGGCGTCGCCTGCTTTCGCGGACCGTCCGGACCCCCTGGCGGGTCACCCGCAGGCTCTGCGCCCGCTGACCACCGAGCTGGTCGCCGCCGTGCTGGGCAATCGGGGGTACGCGGTGGTCACCGACGACGACGGTGACCTCGTCGGCCGCTGGGACGACAGCCTGATCTGGTTCCTGCGCCAGGGCACCCTCGGCGAGCTGCTCCAGGTCCGCACCCTCGCGGCACCGACCTTCGGCATCGAACACGTGCCGGCGCTGTACGCCTTCTGCAACTCGTGGAACCGCGACCGGTTCTGGCCCAAGGCGTTCGTACACGTCGACGACGACGGACGGGCCCGGGTCTGCGGTGAGGTGATCGCCGACCTGGAGCGCGGGGTCACCCCGCACCAGCTCGACCAGTTGCTCGACTGTGGCATCACCAACGGCTGCCAGCTCGCCGCCGCCGTCGGCATGCTGCCCGGCGGGACGCCCGGATGA
- a CDS encoding S1 family peptidase produces the protein MDRRRMTAIGVVLAAAGLTAAVTLPSFAGEQSAPKAGGTDAGATGGVAPEVVDALSRDLRISRDQAVRRLTAEQQATGRLARLRATLGNDYGGAWLSGDGSTLNVAVADPAQADRVRAAGAVPKPVDRAVGELDAVKSRLDSVGRQASPAIAGWYVDVATNSVVVLAQPGAEGRARRWAASSGAPAGAVRITTSREQPRPLFDLVGGDPFFINDVGRCSIGFSVVGGFVTAGHCGRAGDRTTGFNQAEQGVFAASSFPGDDWAFVRTNAQWTPQGVVSDFNGGVVPVNGSTEVLAGTSICRSGSTTGARCGVVQARNTTVNYPEGTVTGLTRTDVCAEPGDSGGSWISGDQAQGVTSGGSGDCTVGGITFFQPVNEILERNDLTLVTADGGQQETRRSRR, from the coding sequence ATGGACCGCAGACGGATGACAGCGATCGGCGTCGTGCTGGCGGCGGCGGGACTGACGGCGGCGGTGACCCTGCCGTCGTTCGCCGGCGAGCAGAGCGCGCCGAAGGCCGGTGGGACCGACGCCGGGGCGACCGGCGGGGTGGCCCCCGAGGTGGTGGACGCGCTCAGCCGCGACCTGCGGATCAGCCGGGACCAGGCGGTCCGGCGGCTGACCGCCGAGCAGCAGGCCACCGGGAGGCTGGCCCGGCTGCGGGCCACGCTCGGCAACGACTACGGCGGCGCCTGGCTCAGCGGCGACGGGTCCACCCTCAACGTCGCGGTCGCCGACCCCGCCCAGGCGGACCGGGTCCGGGCCGCCGGTGCGGTGCCCAAGCCTGTCGACCGCGCGGTCGGCGAGTTGGACGCGGTGAAGAGCCGGCTCGACTCGGTGGGACGGCAGGCGTCCCCGGCCATCGCCGGCTGGTACGTCGACGTCGCCACCAACTCGGTGGTGGTGCTCGCCCAGCCGGGTGCCGAGGGGCGGGCCCGCCGGTGGGCGGCGAGCAGCGGTGCCCCGGCCGGGGCGGTGCGGATCACCACCTCCCGGGAGCAGCCGCGTCCGCTGTTCGACCTGGTCGGCGGAGACCCGTTCTTCATCAACGACGTGGGACGCTGCTCGATCGGTTTCTCCGTGGTCGGCGGGTTCGTCACCGCCGGGCACTGTGGTCGGGCCGGCGACCGGACCACCGGCTTCAACCAGGCCGAGCAGGGCGTCTTCGCGGCGTCGTCGTTCCCCGGCGACGACTGGGCGTTCGTGCGGACCAACGCGCAGTGGACCCCGCAGGGGGTGGTGAGCGACTTCAACGGTGGCGTGGTGCCGGTCAACGGCTCCACCGAGGTGCTGGCCGGCACGTCGATCTGCCGCTCCGGCTCCACCACCGGTGCCCGCTGCGGTGTCGTCCAGGCCAGGAACACCACGGTGAACTATCCGGAGGGGACGGTCACCGGGCTGACCCGTACCGACGTCTGCGCCGAACCGGGCGACTCCGGCGGCTCGTGGATCTCCGGCGACCAGGCGCAGGGCGTCACCTCCGGCGGTTCCGGCGACTGCACCGTCGGCGGCATCACCTTCTTCCAGCCGGTCAACGAGATCCTCGAACGCAACGACCTGACCCTGGTCACCGCCGACGGCGGCCAGCAGGAGACCCGGCGCAGCCGACGGTAA
- the sugE gene encoding quaternary ammonium compound efflux SMR transporter SugE has product MAWIVLVLSGLLETAWAVSLERSAGFTRPLPSAVFAVTLIASMAGLAYALRDIPVGTGYAVWVGIGAVGTAVVGMVALGESASLPRLLSLVLVVAGVVGLKLFH; this is encoded by the coding sequence ATGGCCTGGATAGTGCTGGTGCTCTCCGGACTCCTGGAGACCGCGTGGGCGGTCTCCCTCGAACGCAGCGCCGGATTCACCCGGCCGCTGCCCTCGGCCGTATTCGCGGTCACCCTGATCGCCAGCATGGCCGGCCTGGCGTACGCGCTGCGCGACATCCCCGTCGGCACCGGCTACGCGGTCTGGGTCGGCATCGGGGCGGTCGGCACCGCAGTGGTGGGCATGGTCGCGCTGGGCGAGTCGGCGAGCCTGCCCCGGCTGCTCAGCCTGGTGCTGGTGGTGGCCGGCGTGGTCGGCCTCAAACTCTTCCACTGA
- the rimO gene encoding 30S ribosomal protein S12 methylthiotransferase RimO: protein MVSATPTPDNAGPSRRDPAPPPTDGRRVALLTLGCARNEVDSEELAARLHADGWQVTTDGEGADVVVVNTCGFVEKAKQDSIQTLLAAADTGAKVVAAGCMAERYGRELAASLPEAQAVLSFDDYPDIAARLGAVLAGETVDAHTPRDRRELLPLTPVNRRESAVSLPGHGTPTRATMETDAHTPAHLRQVLRRRLDTGPVASLKLASGCDRRCAFCAIPAFRGAFVSRTPDELLAEAEWLAKTGVRELVLVSENSTSYGKDLGDPRALEKLLPQLAAIDGIVRVRASYLQPAETRPGLVEAIATTPGVAPYFDLSFQHSSEPVLRRMRRFGSTDRFLELLASARALAPTAGARSNFIVGFPGETKQDVAELVRFLTEARLDAIGVFDYSDEDGTEAAGLPGKLSAATVKRRYDRLAALADELCSQRAEERLGSTVEVLVDTVDDGVVEGRAAHQAPEVDGSTTLVAPAGGGVDLTALRPGDLVRATVTATEGVDLVAVPDEMISAAPGAER from the coding sequence ATGGTGTCTGCCACCCCCACGCCCGACAACGCCGGCCCGTCCCGCCGTGACCCGGCACCGCCGCCCACCGACGGCCGCCGGGTCGCCCTGCTGACCCTGGGCTGCGCCCGCAACGAGGTCGACTCTGAGGAGTTGGCCGCCCGGCTGCACGCCGACGGCTGGCAGGTCACCACCGACGGTGAGGGCGCCGACGTGGTGGTCGTCAACACCTGCGGTTTCGTGGAGAAGGCCAAGCAGGACTCGATCCAGACCCTGCTCGCCGCCGCCGACACCGGGGCCAAGGTGGTGGCCGCCGGCTGCATGGCCGAGCGGTACGGCCGGGAGTTGGCCGCGAGCCTTCCCGAGGCGCAGGCGGTGCTCAGCTTCGACGACTATCCCGACATCGCCGCCCGGCTGGGCGCGGTGCTGGCCGGCGAGACGGTCGACGCGCACACCCCCCGGGACCGTCGCGAGCTGCTGCCGCTCACCCCGGTCAACCGGCGCGAGTCGGCGGTGTCGCTGCCCGGCCACGGCACCCCCACCCGGGCGACGATGGAGACCGACGCGCACACCCCGGCGCACCTGCGGCAGGTGCTGCGTCGCCGGCTCGACACCGGCCCGGTGGCCTCGCTGAAGCTGGCAAGCGGCTGCGACCGGCGGTGCGCGTTCTGTGCGATCCCCGCGTTCCGGGGGGCGTTCGTCTCGCGTACCCCCGACGAGCTGCTCGCCGAGGCGGAGTGGCTGGCCAAGACCGGCGTCCGCGAGCTGGTGCTGGTCAGCGAGAACTCGACGTCGTACGGCAAGGACCTGGGCGACCCGAGGGCGCTGGAGAAGCTGCTGCCCCAGCTCGCCGCGATCGACGGCATCGTCCGGGTGCGGGCCAGCTACCTCCAGCCCGCCGAGACCCGTCCCGGCCTGGTCGAGGCGATCGCCACCACCCCCGGTGTGGCCCCCTATTTCGACCTGTCGTTCCAGCACTCCAGTGAGCCGGTGCTGCGTCGGATGCGCCGGTTCGGCTCCACCGACCGGTTCCTGGAGCTGCTGGCCAGCGCCCGCGCCCTGGCCCCGACGGCGGGCGCGCGGAGCAACTTCATCGTCGGTTTCCCGGGCGAGACCAAGCAGGACGTGGCCGAGCTGGTCCGCTTTCTCACCGAGGCGCGGCTCGACGCGATAGGCGTGTTCGACTACAGCGACGAGGACGGCACCGAGGCCGCCGGCCTGCCCGGCAAGCTCTCCGCCGCCACCGTCAAGCGCCGTTACGACCGGCTCGCCGCGCTCGCCGACGAGCTGTGCTCGCAGCGGGCCGAGGAGCGGCTCGGCAGCACCGTCGAGGTGCTTGTCGACACGGTCGACGACGGCGTGGTGGAGGGCCGGGCGGCACACCAGGCCCCCGAGGTGGACGGCTCGACCACCCTGGTCGCCCCGGCCGGTGGCGGGGTCGACCTGACCGCGCTGCGCCCAGGCGACCTGGTCCGGGCCACGGTCACCGCGACCGAGGGCGTCGACCTGGTGGCCGTGCCGGATGAGATGATCTCGGCGGCGCCCGGCGCGGAACGGTGA
- a CDS encoding YbjN domain-containing protein, with translation MTAGFRPGGPAAHRDPGLAAALADAADLPDGEARLAELDRIAARADALGDPHSALDARFALVAAYLRHGGRWRIVEPVRRLLAAVDRSPGLLDARPGDAELLRRHLRHSVDAAIGTPRIGLDQTHALLDALARRVGEDAAVVAQLRCRLADHLGDEPTARQWYARWTVADEDPEAGCPGCLAVRRAELLAGWGDDRAALDALRPALDALIDCTDQPERALAVGLLPWLRTGAAEQAGVAHLRAYRRHRRALPYLAAQLRFCALAGHPDRALDILAEQLPRLDHPYDDLSAMEFAAAGALVCALAVESGRDGRRVRRPGHADRPAAELDVAALGTDLMTQATRLAGSFDARNGTGHHAGRIAAWLAERPTGDPVPLPAQESVDEPDDEPFLPSAEEPAPLSLAQLTAVLDTRGDLYAVDAGGVVVGRWDEAVIQFRLRGRHGEILHARVVAARRLPAGRLAEAYEFCNAWNHDRLLPKAYVHELPGGELVLAGEVTTDLAHGVAPTQLGILVDAAVTTGVAYAGAVAALP, from the coding sequence ATGACCGCCGGGTTCCGCCCGGGTGGGCCGGCCGCCCATCGTGATCCCGGCCTGGCGGCTGCGCTCGCCGACGCCGCGGACCTGCCCGACGGGGAGGCCCGGCTGGCCGAACTCGACCGGATCGCCGCCCGCGCCGACGCGCTCGGCGACCCGCACTCCGCCCTGGACGCCAGGTTCGCGCTGGTGGCGGCGTACCTGCGGCACGGTGGGCGGTGGCGGATCGTCGAGCCGGTACGCCGTCTGCTGGCCGCTGTCGACAGGTCCCCCGGCCTGCTCGACGCCCGTCCCGGCGACGCGGAGCTGCTGCGGCGGCACCTGCGGCACTCGGTGGACGCCGCGATCGGCACCCCCCGGATCGGGCTCGACCAGACCCACGCGCTGCTCGACGCGCTGGCCCGCCGGGTCGGCGAGGACGCCGCAGTGGTCGCCCAGCTCCGCTGCCGGCTCGCCGACCACCTGGGTGACGAGCCCACCGCCCGGCAGTGGTACGCCCGCTGGACGGTCGCCGACGAGGATCCGGAGGCCGGCTGCCCCGGCTGTCTGGCGGTACGCCGGGCCGAACTGCTTGCCGGTTGGGGGGACGACCGGGCCGCGCTGGACGCCCTGCGACCCGCGCTCGACGCCCTGATCGACTGCACCGACCAGCCGGAACGGGCCCTCGCGGTGGGGCTGCTGCCGTGGCTGCGTACCGGGGCGGCCGAGCAGGCCGGGGTGGCGCACCTGCGGGCGTACCGGCGGCACCGGCGGGCGTTGCCGTACCTGGCCGCGCAGTTGCGGTTCTGCGCGTTGGCCGGGCACCCGGACCGGGCGCTGGACATCCTCGCCGAGCAGCTGCCCCGGCTGGACCACCCGTACGACGACCTGTCGGCGATGGAGTTCGCCGCCGCCGGGGCGCTGGTCTGCGCGTTGGCCGTCGAGTCCGGGCGGGACGGTCGCCGGGTGCGCCGCCCCGGCCACGCCGACCGGCCCGCCGCCGAGCTGGACGTGGCGGCCCTCGGCACCGACCTGATGACGCAGGCCACCCGGCTGGCGGGCAGCTTCGACGCGCGCAACGGCACCGGGCACCACGCCGGCCGGATCGCCGCCTGGCTGGCCGAGCGGCCGACCGGCGACCCGGTGCCGCTGCCGGCGCAGGAGAGCGTCGACGAACCGGACGACGAACCCTTCCTGCCCTCGGCCGAGGAGCCGGCCCCGCTGAGCCTGGCGCAGCTCACCGCAGTGCTGGACACCCGGGGCGACCTGTATGCGGTGGACGCCGGTGGGGTGGTGGTCGGCCGCTGGGACGAGGCGGTGATCCAGTTCCGGCTGCGGGGCCGGCACGGGGAGATCCTGCACGCCCGGGTGGTGGCGGCCCGGCGGCTGCCGGCGGGACGGCTCGCCGAGGCGTACGAGTTCTGCAACGCCTGGAACCACGACCGGCTGCTGCCCAAGGCGTACGTGCACGAGTTGCCCGGTGGTGAGCTGGTGCTGGCCGGCGAGGTCACCACCGACCTGGCCCACGGGGTGGCCCCGACACAGCTCGGCATCCTGGTCGACGCGGCGGTGACCACCGGCGTCGCGTACGCCGGGGCGGTCGCCGCCCTGCCCTGA
- a CDS encoding FtsK/SpoIIIE family DNA translocase, with the protein MAGRTSQASRRRGASPRGTTNSRARQPAKKTTRAAPRRRPATRPAPAAYVGRAVGALWMGLAHGVGWGFRAAGRQAASARDLDPEHRRDGAGLLLFGLAILSAVGIWFSGAGPLGARLADTVRLFLGAIAVVVPVLLMIGAWRLMRTPGDPEHRGRGLVGWGSMLVATAAMLHIGQNPVDPVQRDYAGGLVGAGIGDLLERAVTAWVAMPLLILLLVFGLLVVTATPINKIPERLGLLAGTLVAPPDAREEPDAESTEVAPKPARRRPARKAAPPPPDPDDFDDVGPEVDLQETIVLPRRPASRVPASRKPAEPPEHSAPPTRAEQLALTGLAGDYVLPPANMLTGGAAPKTRSKANDEVIAALTGVFDQFGVDAEVTGFTRGPTVTRYEVELGHGVKVERITQLSRNIAYAVKSPDVRILSPIPGKSAVGVEIPNTDPENVALGDVLRSRAATSDHHPMVVALGKDIEGGFVVANLAKMPHILIAGATGAGKSSCLNTLLVSILTRATPDEVRLLLIDPKRVEMTGYEGIPHLVTPIVTNPKKAADSLEWVVREMDMRYDDLAANGVRHVDDFNRKVRNGEIKAPPGSEREMRPYPYLLVIVDELADLMMVAPRDVEDSVVRITQLARAAGIHLVLATQRPSVDVVTGLIKANVPSRLAFATSSLADSRVILDQPGAEKLLGRGDGLFLPMGASKPVRIQGAWVTEREIADVVKFCKDQREPEFRTDVLAPAQDSKKKIDEDIGDDLNLLVQAVELVVTSQFGSTSMLQRKLRVGFAKAGRLMDLMETRGVVGPSEGSKARDVLVKPDELEEVLDGLRGDVD; encoded by the coding sequence ATGGCGGGCCGTACCTCTCAGGCGAGCCGGCGACGCGGCGCGTCGCCGCGCGGTACCACGAACAGTCGTGCCCGTCAGCCGGCGAAGAAGACCACCCGGGCGGCGCCCCGGCGACGGCCGGCGACCCGGCCCGCTCCTGCGGCGTACGTCGGTCGCGCGGTCGGCGCACTGTGGATGGGGCTGGCGCACGGGGTCGGCTGGGGGTTCCGGGCCGCCGGTCGGCAGGCCGCCTCCGCCCGGGACCTGGACCCGGAGCACCGCCGCGACGGTGCCGGGCTGCTGCTGTTCGGCCTGGCCATCCTCAGCGCGGTGGGCATCTGGTTCTCCGGCGCCGGCCCGCTCGGCGCGCGCCTCGCCGACACCGTACGGCTCTTCCTGGGCGCGATCGCGGTCGTGGTGCCGGTGCTGCTGATGATCGGCGCCTGGCGGTTGATGCGTACCCCGGGCGACCCGGAGCACCGGGGAAGGGGCCTGGTCGGCTGGGGTTCCATGCTGGTCGCCACGGCGGCGATGCTGCACATCGGGCAGAACCCGGTCGACCCGGTGCAGCGCGACTACGCCGGTGGCCTGGTCGGCGCGGGGATCGGCGACCTGCTGGAGCGGGCGGTGACCGCCTGGGTGGCCATGCCGCTGCTGATCCTGCTGCTCGTCTTCGGGCTGCTGGTGGTGACCGCCACCCCGATCAACAAGATCCCGGAGCGGCTCGGCCTGCTCGCCGGCACGCTCGTCGCCCCGCCCGACGCCCGGGAGGAGCCGGACGCGGAGTCGACTGAGGTCGCTCCGAAGCCGGCCCGCCGCCGGCCCGCCCGCAAGGCCGCGCCCCCGCCGCCCGACCCGGACGACTTCGACGACGTCGGCCCGGAGGTCGACCTCCAGGAGACCATCGTGCTGCCCCGCCGGCCGGCGAGCCGGGTGCCGGCCAGCCGCAAGCCGGCGGAGCCGCCGGAGCACTCCGCGCCGCCCACCCGGGCCGAGCAGCTCGCGCTGACCGGGCTGGCCGGCGACTACGTCCTGCCGCCGGCGAACATGCTCACCGGCGGCGCGGCCCCGAAGACCCGCAGCAAGGCCAACGACGAGGTGATCGCCGCGCTGACCGGCGTCTTCGACCAGTTCGGGGTGGACGCGGAGGTCACCGGCTTCACCCGGGGCCCGACCGTCACCCGCTACGAGGTCGAGCTGGGGCACGGGGTCAAGGTCGAGCGGATCACCCAGCTCTCCCGCAACATCGCGTACGCGGTGAAGTCGCCGGACGTGCGGATCCTCAGCCCCATCCCGGGCAAGAGCGCGGTCGGGGTGGAGATCCCCAACACCGACCCGGAGAACGTCGCCCTCGGTGACGTGCTGCGCTCCCGGGCCGCCACCAGCGACCACCACCCGATGGTGGTGGCCCTCGGCAAGGACATCGAGGGCGGCTTCGTGGTGGCCAATCTCGCGAAGATGCCTCACATTCTCATCGCGGGGGCCACCGGCGCCGGGAAATCGAGCTGCCTCAATACGCTGCTGGTGTCGATCCTGACCCGGGCCACGCCGGACGAGGTGCGGCTGCTGCTGATCGACCCCAAGCGGGTCGAGATGACCGGGTATGAGGGCATCCCGCACCTGGTCACCCCGATCGTGACCAACCCCAAGAAGGCGGCCGACTCGCTGGAGTGGGTCGTTCGCGAGATGGACATGCGCTACGACGACCTCGCCGCCAACGGGGTCCGGCACGTCGACGACTTCAACCGCAAGGTGCGCAACGGCGAGATCAAGGCCCCGCCGGGCAGCGAGCGGGAGATGCGGCCGTACCCGTACCTGCTGGTGATCGTGGACGAGCTGGCGGACCTGATGATGGTCGCCCCGCGCGACGTGGAGGACTCGGTCGTCCGGATCACCCAGCTGGCCCGCGCCGCCGGCATCCACCTGGTGCTGGCCACCCAGCGGCCGAGCGTCGACGTGGTGACCGGCCTGATCAAGGCGAACGTGCCGTCCCGGCTGGCGTTCGCCACCTCGTCGCTTGCCGACTCCCGGGTCATCCTCGACCAGCCGGGCGCGGAGAAGTTGCTCGGCCGGGGCGACGGGCTGTTCCTGCCGATGGGCGCGTCGAAGCCGGTCCGCATCCAGGGCGCCTGGGTGACCGAGCGCGAGATCGCCGACGTGGTGAAGTTCTGCAAGGACCAGCGGGAGCCGGAGTTCCGCACCGACGTGCTGGCCCCGGCGCAGGACAGCAAGAAGAAGATCGACGAGGACATCGGCGACGACCTGAACCTGCTGGTGCAGGCGGTCGAGTTGGTGGTCACCTCGCAGTTCGGCTCGACCTCGATGCTCCAGCGCAAGCTGCGGGTCGGCTTCGCCAAGGCGGGCCGGCTGATGGACCTGATGGAGACCAGGGGGGTGGTCGGCCCGTCCGAGGGTTCCAAGGCCCGTGACGTGCTGGTCAAGCCGGACGAACTGGAAGAGGTGCTGGACGGCCTGCGCGGCGACGTCGACTGA
- a CDS encoding ornithine cyclodeaminase family protein, which produces MTLLFDDRQVAAALDAPTTVAAMRDALLAAHAGRLVAPPRASAPLAGGRMVLTAGQLTAEWYGFRSYDTLGHSAGEQLVVLHDARTGAVRAIAVGAELGSRRTGGLGAVAVDALARPDATTLGVIGSGGQAWTQVWATAAVRPLREVTVHSRSAARRESFAARVRAELGVPARAVGSAAEAVRDRDVVVLATTSVTPVLAAADLAPGTHVNAVGFKQVHRHEFGTDLLDAADLLVTDSPAQAAAYDPPLLTAVGPYPGRLRDLGAVLAGAVPGRTGADQVSVFCSTGLAGTEVALLDRLVRVGAAAL; this is translated from the coding sequence ATGACGCTGCTCTTCGACGACCGGCAGGTCGCCGCCGCCCTGGACGCGCCGACCACCGTCGCGGCGATGCGGGACGCCCTGCTGGCCGCCCACGCCGGCCGGCTCGTCGCCCCGCCCCGGGCCTCCGCACCGCTGGCCGGCGGGCGGATGGTGCTCACCGCCGGGCAGCTCACCGCCGAGTGGTACGGCTTCCGCTCCTACGACACCCTCGGCCACTCGGCCGGCGAGCAGCTGGTGGTGCTGCACGACGCCCGCACCGGGGCGGTCCGGGCGATCGCCGTCGGTGCGGAGCTGGGCTCCCGGCGTACCGGCGGGCTGGGCGCGGTGGCGGTCGACGCCCTGGCCCGCCCGGACGCGACCACCCTGGGGGTGATCGGCTCGGGCGGGCAGGCGTGGACCCAGGTCTGGGCGACCGCCGCCGTCCGGCCGCTGCGGGAGGTGACCGTGCACAGCCGCTCGGCGGCCCGCCGGGAGTCCTTCGCCGCCCGGGTCCGCGCCGAACTGGGCGTACCGGCCCGCGCCGTCGGCTCGGCCGCCGAGGCGGTCCGCGACCGGGACGTGGTGGTGCTCGCCACCACGAGCGTCACCCCGGTGCTGGCCGCCGCCGACCTCGCCCCGGGCACCCACGTCAACGCCGTCGGCTTCAAGCAGGTCCACCGGCACGAGTTCGGCACCGACCTGCTCGACGCCGCCGACCTGCTGGTCACCGATTCACCGGCCCAGGCGGCGGCGTACGACCCGCCGCTGTTGACCGCCGTCGGGCCGTACCCGGGGAGGTTGCGCGACCTGGGGGCGGTGCTGGCCGGCGCAGTCCCGGGGCGGACCGGCGCGGACCAGGTGTCGGTGTTCTGCTCCACCGGACTCGCCGGCACCGAGGTCGCCCTGCTGGACCGGCTGGTCCGGGTGGGTGCGGCGGCGCTCTGA
- a CDS encoding ribonuclease J, with amino-acid sequence MTEAQFEGELPPPLPEGGLRIIPLGGLGAIGRNMTVFEYGGKLLIVDCGVLFPDVEQPGVDLILPDFGPILDRLADVQAIVLTHGHEDHIGAVPYLLAHKPDIPLVGSQFTLALVEAKLAERRIQPYTLTVREGGRERLGPFECEFFAVNHSIPDALAVAIRTPAGLVLHTGDFKMDQLPLDGRITDLAGFARLGAEGVDLLLSDSTNAEIPGFVTPEREIGPVLDSIFAKAKGRIIVASFASHVHRVQQVFDSALEHGRKVALIGRSMVRNMGIARDLGLLNIPAGLVIGIEEATTLPPDQIVLMSTGSQGEPMSALGRMASGDHRHITIAPGDTVVLASSLVPGNETSVYRVINRLARAGAVVVHKDVAKVHVSGHAPAGELLYLLNVVRPSNLMPVHGEWRHLRAHARLGIESGVAPDRVVICEDGDVVDLVEGRASVVGHVKSRYVYVDGLAVGDVSESLLTERRILGDGGFIATTVVVDSVTGKVVAGPTLSAKGFSEDPAAFNPVIPLVTEALNRAAADGITDPHQLQQIVRRTVGRWVNDAYRRRPMIVPTVVEV; translated from the coding sequence GTGACCGAGGCGCAATTCGAGGGTGAACTGCCCCCGCCACTGCCCGAGGGCGGCCTGCGGATCATCCCGCTCGGCGGACTCGGTGCCATCGGCCGGAACATGACCGTCTTCGAGTACGGCGGCAAGCTGCTGATCGTCGACTGCGGGGTGCTCTTCCCCGACGTCGAGCAGCCCGGCGTGGACCTGATCCTGCCCGACTTCGGGCCGATCCTGGACCGGCTGGCCGACGTGCAGGCGATCGTGCTGACCCACGGCCACGAGGACCACATCGGCGCGGTGCCGTATCTGCTCGCCCACAAGCCGGACATCCCCCTGGTCGGCTCACAGTTCACCCTCGCCCTGGTCGAGGCGAAGCTGGCCGAGCGGCGGATCCAGCCCTACACGCTGACCGTGCGGGAGGGCGGCCGGGAGCGGCTGGGCCCGTTCGAGTGCGAGTTCTTCGCGGTCAACCACTCGATCCCGGACGCGCTCGCGGTGGCCATCCGTACCCCGGCCGGGCTGGTGCTGCACACCGGCGACTTCAAGATGGACCAGCTCCCGCTGGACGGCCGGATCACCGACCTGGCCGGCTTCGCCCGGCTCGGCGCCGAAGGTGTCGACCTGCTCCTGTCGGACTCCACCAACGCCGAGATCCCCGGCTTCGTCACCCCCGAGCGGGAGATCGGGCCGGTGCTCGACTCGATCTTCGCGAAGGCGAAGGGGCGGATCATCGTCGCCTCGTTCGCCTCGCACGTGCACCGGGTGCAGCAGGTCTTCGACTCGGCGCTGGAGCACGGCCGCAAGGTGGCGTTGATCGGCCGGTCGATGGTCCGCAACATGGGCATCGCCCGAGACCTCGGCCTGCTCAACATCCCGGCCGGTCTGGTGATCGGGATCGAGGAGGCCACCACCCTGCCGCCCGACCAGATCGTGCTGATGTCGACCGGTTCGCAGGGCGAGCCGATGAGCGCGCTGGGCCGGATGGCCAGCGGCGACCACCGGCACATCACCATCGCCCCCGGTGACACCGTCGTGCTCGCCTCGTCGCTGGTCCCCGGCAACGAGACCTCGGTCTACCGGGTGATCAACAGGTTGGCCCGGGCCGGCGCGGTGGTGGTGCACAAGGACGTGGCCAAGGTGCACGTCTCCGGGCACGCCCCCGCCGGTGAACTGCTCTACCTGCTCAACGTCGTCCGGCCGAGCAACCTGATGCCGGTGCACGGCGAGTGGCGGCACCTGCGGGCGCACGCCCGGCTCGGCATCGAGTCCGGCGTCGCCCCGGACCGGGTGGTGATCTGCGAGGACGGCGACGTCGTCGACCTGGTGGAGGGCCGGGCCAGCGTGGTCGGGCACGTCAAGAGCCGGTACGTCTACGTCGACGGCCTGGCCGTGGGCGACGTCAGCGAGTCGCTGCTCACCGAGCGGCGGATCCTCGGCGACGGCGGCTTCATCGCCACCACCGTGGTGGTCGACTCGGTCACCGGCAAGGTGGTCGCCGGCCCGACCCTGTCGGCGAAGGGCTTCTCCGAGGACCCGGCCGCGTTCAACCCGGTGATCCCGCTGGTCACCGAGGCGCTGAACCGGGCCGCCGCGGACGGCATCACCGACCCCCACCAGCTCCAGCAGATCGTCAGGCGCACCGTGGGGCGCTGGGTGAACGACGCGTACCGCCGCCGTCCGATGATCGTCCCGACCGTCGTCGAGGTCTGA